Proteins from a single region of Choloepus didactylus isolate mChoDid1 chromosome 10, mChoDid1.pri, whole genome shotgun sequence:
- the LOC119505325 gene encoding glycerol kinase-like, with product MAAAKKADLGPLVGAVDQGTSSTRFLVFNSKTAELLSHHQVEIKQEFPKEGWVEEDPKKILQSVYECIEKTCEKLGQLNIDISNIKAIGVSNQRETTVIWDKLTGEPLYNAVVWLDLRTQSTVETLSKRIPGNNNFVKSKTGLPLSTYFSAVKLRWLLDNVGSIQKAVEEERALFGTIDSWLIWSLTGGINGGVHCTDVTNASRTMLFNIHSLEWDKELCEFFGIPMEILPNVRSSSEIYGLVKAGALEGVPISGCLGDQSAALVGQMCFQDGQAKNTYGTGSFLLCNTGHKCVFSEHGLLTTVAYKLGKDKPVYYALEGSVAIAGAVVRWLRDNLGIIRNSEEIEKLAKEVGTSYGCYFVPAFSGLYAPYWEPSARGIICGLTQFTNKCHIAFAALEAVCFQTREILDAMNRDCGIPLSHLQVDGGMTNNSILMQLQADILCIPVVKPSMPETTALGAAMAAGAAEGVGVWSLDPEDLSAVTMERFEPQINAEESENRYSTWKKAVMKSMGWVSTQVPESGDRSIFCSLPLGYFIVGSMVMLIGARYISGVP from the coding sequence ATGGCAGCCGCGAAGAAAGCAGATTTGGGGCCGTTGGTGGGGGCGGTGGATCAAGGTACCAGTTCCACGcgttttttggtttttaattcaaAAACAGCTGAACTACTTAGTCATCATCAAGTGGAAATAAAACAAGAGTTCCCCAAAGAAGGATGGGTGGAAGAAGACCCTAAGAAAATTCTGCAGTCTGTCTATGAGTGTATAGAGAAAACGTGTGAGAAACTTGGACAGCTCAATATTGATATTTCCAACATAAAGGCTATTGGTGTCAGCAATCAGAGGGAAACCACTGTCATCTGGGACAAATTAACTGGAGAACCTCTCTACAACGCTGTGGTGTGGCTTGATCTAAGAACCCAGTCTACTGTTGAGACTCTTAGTAAAAGAATTCCAGGAAACAATAACTTTGTCAAGTCTAAGACTGGCCTTCCACTTAGCACTTACTTCAGTGCAGTGAAACTTCGTTGGCTCCTTGACAACGTGGGATCAATTCAAAAGGCTGTTGAAGAAGAGAGAGCTCTTTTTGGGACCATTGATTCGTGGCTCATTTGGAGTTTGACAGGAGGAATCAATGGAGGCGTCCATTGTACGGATGTAACAAATGCAAGTAGGACAATGCTTTTCAACATTCATTCTTTGGAATGGGACAAAGAGCTCTGCGAATTTTTTGGAATTCCAATGGAGATTCTTCCAAATGTCCGGAGTTCTTCTGAGATCTACGGCCTAGTGAAAGCTGGGGCCTTGGAAGGTGTGCCAATCTCGGGGTGTTTGGGGGACCAGTCTGCTGCATTAGTGGGACAAATGTGCTTCCAGGATGGACAAGCCAAAAATACATATGGAACAGGCAGTTTCTTACTATGCAATACTGGCCATAAGTGTGTATTTTCTGAACATGGCCTTCTGACCACAGTGGCTTACAAACTAGGCAAAGACAAGCCAGTGTATTATGCATTGGAAGGTTCTGTAGCTATAGCTGGTGCTGTTGTTCGCTGGCTAAGAGACAATCTTGGAATCATAAGAAACTCAGAGGAGATCGAAAAACTTGCTAAAGAAGTAGGTACTTCTTATGGCTGCTACTTTGTCCCAGCATTTTCAGGATTATATGCACCTTATTGGGAGCCCAGTGCAAGAGGGATAATCTGTGGTCTCACTCAGTTTACCAATAAATGCCatattgcttttgctgcattagAAGCTGTTTGTTTCCAAACCCGAGAGATTTTGGATGCCATGAACCGCGACTGTGGAATTCCACTCAGTCATTTGCAGGTAGATGGAGGAATGACCAACAACAGCATTCTTATGCAGCTACAAGCAGACATTCTGTGTATTCCAGTAGTGAAGCCCTCGATGCCTGAAACAACTGCCCTGGGAGCTGCCATGGCAGCAGGGGCTGCAGAAGGAGTAGGCGTTTGGAGCCTGGATCCAGAAGATTTGTCAGCTGTCACCATGGAGCGGTTTGAACCACAGATCAATGCTGAGGAAAGCGAAAATCGTTATTCTACCTGGAAGAAGGCTGTGATGAAGTCAATGGGCTGGGTTTCAACTCAGGTTCCTGAAAGTGGTGACCGTAGTATCTTCTGTAGTCTGCCCTTGGGCTATTTTATAGTGGGTAGCATGGTAATGTTAATCGGAGCAAGGTACATCTCAGGTGTCCCCTAA